One segment of Thermosulfurimonas sp. F29 DNA contains the following:
- a CDS encoding O-antigen ligase, with translation MLPKIAVVISSLILILLSFYPLAFIRFYIVIRTLFQPFANKHLTLFGNFPINAPLPLILLFYSYLACIFRQDFSLFVPNSVYLYLFLFWSLLSLINSFNLYASFAFIFKILAVISVYLLVYNSIESAEDFKKIHKTVVFLALITIFYGFCQIFLKEGQPFYGPIVRIKSFFSSANEFGIFLSLAIISNLILVAIEGFEKQYKIFLSLMILAYILALNRGSWIAMTTSIFLSYFFFRDKIRLRSIVLPIAIIFLIFSPIIILRFLQLENPAENTFVGRINFWKNMLYLILQHPLLGFGIGTTELVFQSLTGRKIYPHNDFLRLFFEIGFGSIFYILFLIKSLLFFIKNKANNWKTNFLFIVSLFYWLIISIPQNIVNNVVLFPLFMTLIASGLKYNFLINFEGKHM, from the coding sequence ATGCTTCCTAAAATAGCTGTTGTAATTTCTAGTTTGATATTAATTTTGTTATCTTTTTATCCGTTAGCTTTTATAAGATTTTATATTGTCATTAGGACACTTTTTCAGCCTTTTGCGAATAAGCATTTGACGTTGTTTGGGAATTTTCCTATTAATGCCCCATTGCCTTTAATTTTGTTGTTTTATTCGTATTTGGCGTGTATTTTTAGGCAAGATTTTTCTTTATTTGTTCCTAATTCTGTATATCTTTATTTATTCCTTTTTTGGAGTCTGCTTTCTTTGATAAATTCTTTTAATTTATACGCTTCATTTGCTTTCATTTTTAAAATCTTAGCTGTAATTTCCGTTTACTTATTAGTTTATAATTCAATAGAATCCGCTGAAGATTTCAAGAAGATTCATAAGACAGTAGTGTTTTTAGCCTTAATAACTATATTCTATGGTTTTTGTCAAATTTTTTTAAAAGAAGGACAACCATTCTATGGACCTATAGTAAGAATTAAAAGTTTTTTTTCTAGTGCCAATGAATTTGGTATTTTTCTTTCTCTAGCAATAATTTCAAATTTAATATTAGTAGCCATAGAAGGATTTGAAAAACAATATAAGATTTTCTTAAGCTTAATGATATTAGCCTATATTTTGGCTTTAAATCGTGGATCATGGATAGCTATGACTACTTCTATATTTTTGTCATATTTCTTTTTTAGGGATAAAATAAGATTAAGAAGTATTGTTTTACCTATTGCTATAATTTTTTTAATATTTTCTCCAATTATAATATTGCGATTTCTTCAATTGGAAAATCCTGCAGAAAATACCTTTGTAGGCCGTATAAATTTCTGGAAAAATATGCTATATTTAATACTGCAACATCCTCTTTTAGGCTTTGGAATTGGAACTACTGAGTTAGTATTTCAGTCTCTAACTGGACGAAAAATATATCCTCACAATGATTTTTTAAGATTATTTTTTGAAATTGGATTCGGGAGTATTTTTTATATCCTCTTTTTAATTAAATCTTTGTTGTTTTTTATTAAAAATAAAGCTAATAATTGGAAAACAAACTTTTTGTTTATTGTATCTCTTTTTTATTGGCTAATTATTAGTATTCCCCAAAATATTGTTAATAATGTAGTATTATTTCCTTTATTTATGACTTTAATTGCTTCGGGATTAAAATATAACTTTTTAATAAATTTTGAGGGAAAACACATGTAA
- a CDS encoding glycosyltransferase family 2 protein has protein sequence MASAKDTVCAVVVTYNRKVLLIECLEALCKQTRPVQGIYLIDNASTDGTPDLLLEKGYIKELPPENLLEPWEKEFEIKNLTDGQHIKFYYVRMHENTGGAGGFHEGVKRAYERGYDWLWLMDDDVEPLPKALETQLSYAEISKCIHPSRKYVDGSRVLWEVYLDPKSSKEIFLKDRSFKEKNLNYCLVNVGCFEGMLIHRDIVARIGYPDKSFFISKDDTIYGFLASKFTKNIYIRDICFIKKVKKLNKLSGKSLYYFVRNRFILCLYLKREGYFTCKSYFWIFYKVFRMLVFNFVKLDLKSCYFILKGLSNGLKFVLKS, from the coding sequence ATGGCCAGTGCAAAAGATACTGTTTGCGCAGTGGTTGTTACCTACAACCGTAAGGTTTTGCTTATTGAATGTCTTGAGGCTTTGTGCAAACAGACTAGGCCGGTACAGGGAATTTATTTAATAGACAATGCTTCTACGGATGGTACCCCTGACTTGCTTCTGGAGAAGGGGTATATAAAAGAATTACCTCCTGAGAATTTGTTAGAGCCTTGGGAGAAAGAATTCGAGATAAAAAACTTAACTGATGGGCAGCATATAAAATTCTACTATGTTCGAATGCATGAAAATACCGGTGGTGCTGGTGGTTTTCATGAGGGTGTAAAAAGGGCTTACGAAAGAGGCTATGACTGGTTATGGTTGATGGATGATGATGTTGAGCCCTTGCCAAAGGCGTTGGAGACTCAATTGTCATATGCAGAGATTTCTAAATGTATTCATCCGTCTAGAAAATATGTAGATGGCAGTAGAGTTTTGTGGGAAGTGTATTTGGATCCTAAGAGTTCTAAAGAGATTTTTTTGAAAGACAGATCTTTTAAAGAAAAAAATTTAAATTATTGTTTAGTAAATGTTGGATGTTTCGAAGGGATGTTGATTCATCGAGATATTGTTGCTAGGATAGGTTATCCTGATAAAAGCTTTTTTATTTCAAAAGATGATACTATTTATGGTTTTTTGGCAAGTAAATTTACGAAGAATATTTATATTAGAGATATATGTTTTATTAAAAAGGTTAAAAAACTAAATAAACTTTCCGGGAAATCTTTATATTATTTTGTCAGGAATAGGTTTATTTTATGTTTATATTTAAAAAGAGAAGGATATTTCACTTGTAAGTCTTATTTTTGGATTTTTTATAAGGTTTTCAGAATGTTGGTGTTCAATTTTGTAAAATTAGATTTAAAAAGTTGTTATTTTATCTTGAAAGGTTTGTCTAACGGTTTGAAATTTGTTTTAAAATCTTGA
- the glf gene encoding UDP-galactopyranose mutase: MFNYIIVGSGFAGSVLAERIANILNKKVLVIEKRNHIGGNCYDYRDKTGIIVHKYGPHIFHTNYKEVWDYVSNFTDWRIYYHKVLAFVDGQKIPIPFNLNSIYQIFSPSLANKLEQKLLNKYKYGSKIPILELKKTEDQDLKFLANYIYNKVFLNYTLKQWGKRPEELDPEVTARVPIVISKEERYFQEKYQGVPEEGYTQIFQKMLSHPNIKILLNTDFRELIRLDWKFRKIYFMGQEFKGLLIFTGMIDELFDYKFGILPYRSLDLHFEIIEKEYFQEVAVVNYPNDYDFTRITEFKHIHPIKTNKTVILKEFPKDYDPERDIPYYPFFDKAAREVYAKYQELAERFDHLILVGRLAEYRYYDMDDVIIRSLEVFEERIR; the protein is encoded by the coding sequence ATGTTTAACTATATTATAGTTGGATCTGGCTTTGCTGGCAGTGTTCTCGCTGAAAGGATAGCGAATATTTTAAACAAAAAAGTGCTGGTAATAGAAAAAAGGAACCATATCGGTGGTAATTGTTACGATTATAGAGATAAGACCGGAATAATTGTACACAAATATGGCCCCCATATATTCCATACAAATTATAAGGAAGTCTGGGATTATGTGTCCAATTTTACAGATTGGCGTATTTATTATCACAAGGTTTTGGCTTTCGTAGATGGCCAAAAAATCCCGATACCGTTTAATTTAAATTCAATTTATCAGATTTTTTCTCCATCTTTAGCTAATAAGTTAGAGCAAAAACTTTTGAATAAATATAAGTATGGCTCAAAGATTCCGATTTTGGAATTAAAAAAAACTGAAGATCAAGATTTAAAATTTTTAGCAAATTATATCTACAATAAAGTCTTTCTAAATTATACTCTCAAACAATGGGGCAAGAGGCCAGAAGAGCTCGATCCAGAAGTGACAGCCAGAGTACCTATTGTTATAAGTAAAGAAGAGAGATACTTTCAGGAAAAGTATCAGGGTGTACCTGAAGAGGGTTATACACAGATTTTCCAGAAGATGTTAAGTCATCCCAATATAAAAATTCTGTTGAATACAGATTTTCGGGAACTCATAAGACTCGATTGGAAATTTCGGAAGATATATTTTATGGGGCAAGAATTCAAGGGATTATTGATATTTACGGGTATGATAGATGAATTATTTGATTACAAATTTGGGATATTACCTTATCGCTCTTTGGATCTTCATTTCGAAATAATCGAAAAAGAATATTTTCAAGAAGTAGCTGTAGTGAATTATCCCAACGATTATGATTTCACAAGGATAACGGAATTTAAACACATACATCCTATCAAGACCAATAAGACGGTCATTCTTAAAGAGTTCCCGAAAGATTATGATCCGGAGCGAGATATTCCCTATTATCCATTTTTCGATAAAGCAGCTCGGGAGGTCTATGCTAAATATCAAGAACTTGCCGAGAGATTTGACCATCTTATTCTTGTAGGACGATTGGCAGAATATAGGTACTATGATATGGATGATGTTATAATAAGAAGTTTAGAGGTATTTGAAGAAAGAATCAGGTAA
- a CDS encoding sulfotransferase yields MELQKTNKVVYIVGNSRSGTTLMSKILGNHPLIYSFEELHFFERLYNPDSKKFLNESSILDLLAELLRSSREGMWFRNKKDEYYREAQIIYQTFFHDIKDISPIEVYKFFLYYETNKNKKEIPCEQTPRNLYYLKEIFENFPEAKVIYMLRDPRAILLSQKNKWKMKFLGHSNMPLKEAIRSWINYHPYTISKLWNSASKAIKPFLSHPNVLVVKFEELVNDPYRTIKKICDFLEVEFYNEMLDVHLAGSSVYKKGKKGFRKEVINVWKNKGLNKTEIYICQKINIKEMEFWGYNLEKVKPNLLLLFYYFLNFPFKTLGTLLFNLKRFRNIFKAIKRRLLFL; encoded by the coding sequence ATGGAATTGCAAAAAACAAATAAAGTAGTTTATATTGTTGGAAATAGTAGAAGTGGTACTACTTTGATGAGTAAAATATTAGGAAATCATCCTTTGATCTATTCTTTTGAAGAATTACATTTTTTTGAAAGATTATATAATCCCGATTCTAAAAAATTTCTTAATGAGTCTTCTATTCTTGATTTATTAGCAGAACTTTTAAGATCATCGAGAGAGGGAATGTGGTTTAGAAATAAAAAGGATGAATATTATAGAGAAGCGCAAATTATATATCAAACATTTTTCCATGATATAAAAGATATTTCTCCAATTGAAGTTTATAAATTTTTTCTTTATTATGAAACAAATAAAAACAAAAAAGAAATTCCTTGTGAACAAACTCCTAGGAATTTGTATTATCTTAAAGAAATATTCGAAAATTTCCCCGAGGCAAAGGTAATATATATGCTCAGAGATCCGAGGGCCATATTGTTATCACAAAAAAATAAATGGAAAATGAAATTTTTAGGGCATAGTAATATGCCTCTAAAAGAAGCTATACGTTCCTGGATAAATTATCATCCTTATACAATAAGTAAGCTCTGGAATTCAGCTTCCAAGGCTATTAAGCCTTTTTTGTCTCATCCAAACGTTTTAGTAGTAAAATTTGAAGAATTGGTAAATGATCCTTACAGAACAATTAAAAAAATATGTGATTTTTTGGAAGTAGAATTTTATAATGAAATGTTAGATGTTCATTTGGCCGGATCTTCTGTTTATAAAAAGGGTAAAAAAGGTTTCAGAAAAGAGGTGATAAATGTTTGGAAAAATAAAGGATTAAATAAAACAGAAATATATATATGTCAAAAGATTAATATAAAAGAAATGGAATTTTGGGGATATAATCTGGAAAAAGTTAAGCCTAATCTTTTACTATTGTTTTATTATTTTTTAAATTTTCCTTTTAAAACTTTAGGAACTTTGTTATTTAATTTAAAAAGATTTAGAAATATATTTAAAGCTATAAAACGACGTTTGTTATTTTTATGA
- a CDS encoding sulfotransferase, translating into MIKLPNFLIVGAAKSGTTSLYYYLKEHPEIFLPDKKELRFFSQMRGDFRGPGDENLNRTIVKDINDYMKFFETVKMEKAVGDISPDYLYYFRNSIKNIKKFLGDPKIIIILRNPIERAYSHYLYFLRDGREYLSFEEALSQEERRNLLNWEWAWFYKDVGFYYNQVKAYLENFSEVKIYLYDDLKKDPLKLVQDIYKFLEVNDSFVPKSINEKFNISGVPKNKFLHKLLVQPNPIIFPIKFVLKSMLPRDTRQRLRNKFLQKILKKPQMKPETREYLKQLYKEDILKLQELIKRDLSHWLK; encoded by the coding sequence ATGATTAAACTGCCGAATTTTCTAATAGTTGGAGCAGCTAAATCTGGAACTACATCTTTATATTATTACTTAAAAGAGCATCCTGAAATTTTTTTGCCAGATAAGAAAGAGTTGAGGTTTTTTTCTCAAATGAGAGGTGATTTTAGAGGTCCGGGAGATGAAAATCTAAATAGAACAATTGTTAAAGATATTAACGATTATATGAAGTTTTTTGAAACTGTGAAAATGGAGAAGGCAGTCGGAGACATATCACCTGATTATTTATACTATTTTAGAAACTCCATTAAAAACATAAAAAAATTTTTGGGAGATCCGAAAATTATTATTATTTTAAGAAATCCTATCGAAAGAGCCTATTCCCATTATTTGTATTTTTTGAGAGATGGTAGAGAATATCTTTCTTTTGAAGAAGCTTTATCTCAAGAAGAAAGGCGGAATTTGCTTAATTGGGAATGGGCTTGGTTTTATAAAGATGTTGGTTTTTATTATAATCAAGTTAAAGCGTATTTAGAAAATTTTTCAGAAGTAAAGATTTATTTGTATGATGATTTGAAAAAAGATCCCTTAAAGTTAGTGCAAGATATTTATAAATTTTTAGAAGTTAATGATTCATTTGTTCCTAAAAGTATAAATGAAAAATTTAATATATCTGGAGTTCCTAAAAATAAATTTTTGCATAAACTTTTAGTTCAACCAAATCCTATAATCTTCCCCATCAAATTTGTGCTCAAAAGTATGTTACCCAGAGATACAAGACAAAGATTACGAAACAAATTTTTACAAAAAATTCTTAAAAAACCTCAAATGAAACCAGAAACTAGAGAATATTTGAAGCAATTATATAAAGAAGATATTTTAAAACTTCAAGAGTTAATAAAAAGAGATTTATCTCACTGGTTGAAGTAA
- a CDS encoding acyltransferase family protein: MKKREIYIDIAKGIGILLVVYGHVLARFQDANFYYSCLVIQNKIIFSFVMPLFFIISAYFQRVRLEKEKFDHIKYLQKISSSLLVPFYTLSFLFLPFSYIIYLTGNQNLGVNFANLKEMLFALFFQQSNTKYLPSGVLWFLFTLFSYHFFSYLWIRIFKFRAIFLVVIGIILKIFYPFFQNTYWLGFNKFCQFFIFYAISYVFAHKVYFTEDIFISWLSLIFSFLIYLILIFEDKNNFLLQYVSFLGTTGILGSFIVIRFSYLFNSKLKTNLIVKILSFFGKNSMAIYVFHAPTFVICKFFILLLNISNILIKIFFIFVPSVILPLVYAKILSFYRPAYKLLLGRNP, from the coding sequence ATGAAAAAGAGAGAAATATATATAGATATAGCTAAAGGGATAGGAATTTTATTGGTAGTCTATGGACATGTGTTGGCTAGATTTCAAGATGCTAATTTTTATTATTCTTGTTTGGTAATTCAAAATAAAATAATTTTTTCCTTTGTTATGCCTCTTTTTTTCATTATATCGGCATATTTTCAAAGGGTTAGATTGGAAAAAGAAAAATTTGATCATATAAAATATCTTCAAAAAATTTCAAGTTCTCTTTTGGTGCCTTTTTATACTTTATCTTTTTTGTTTCTTCCGTTTAGTTATATCATTTACTTGACAGGTAATCAAAATTTAGGAGTTAATTTTGCTAATTTAAAAGAAATGCTTTTTGCCTTGTTTTTTCAGCAATCTAATACAAAATATTTGCCTTCTGGAGTATTATGGTTTTTATTTACTCTTTTTAGTTATCATTTTTTCTCATATTTATGGATCAGGATTTTTAAATTTCGAGCAATATTTTTAGTAGTAATAGGAATTATTTTGAAAATTTTTTATCCATTTTTTCAAAATACTTACTGGCTTGGATTTAACAAGTTCTGTCAATTTTTTATTTTTTATGCTATTAGTTATGTCTTTGCTCATAAAGTTTATTTTACCGAAGATATTTTTATTAGTTGGTTATCTTTAATTTTTAGCTTTCTTATTTATCTAATTTTAATTTTTGAAGATAAAAACAATTTTCTGCTTCAATATGTTAGTTTTTTAGGGACAACAGGAATACTTGGTTCTTTTATAGTGATAAGATTTTCTTATTTGTTCAATTCGAAGTTAAAAACGAATTTAATTGTTAAAATTTTAAGCTTTTTTGGTAAGAACTCTATGGCTATATATGTATTTCATGCTCCTACTTTTGTGATTTGTAAATTTTTTATTCTTTTATTGAACATTTCTAATATTTTGATAAAAATATTTTTTATTTTTGTTCCAAGCGTAATTTTACCTTTAGTATATGCTAAAATTTTAAGTTTTTATAGGCCTGCCTATAAATTACTTTTAGGCCGCAATCCTTAG